TATGAAGCGCCTCACTCTAATTTCGACTATGTTACTGCCGGAGGAGTTGTACAATTTGTAAACTATTCCGATACATCAGGAAATGCCACCTGGCTATGGGATTTTGATGATGGAAACTACGATAGTACTAAATATGAACCAACTCACGAATATTTGACTAATGGAACTTATAATGTTTCATTTACAATAAACAATCAATGTGGCTCGAATTCACTCACAAGAGCTATCGAAATTAGAGCAGCATTCATAAATGAAAACAGTTCTTTAGATAATCAATTAATGGTTTTCCCAAATCCTACAAGCGGAATATTTAAAATCAATTGGGACGAAATTGAATACATAAAAATTAATAAATTTAGAATATTCGATGTATTTGGAAAAATGGTTTTATCTGTAGAAAATCCAGAAATTCAAGGAAATGAGAAAAGTATAAATATGTCAGAATTTGAGCAAGGATTGTATTCAATACAAATTATTACAGAAGAAGGTGTTGTTAATAAACAGATAATATTATTGCGATAGACAATTATTAAAAATAATATTTTGCGAAATATATAGATTATGAAAAAAATTAATAAAAAAAGCATTGGTCTGATATTGGTAGGCTTACTATGGATATTGACTGCAAATGCACAAGTAGCTTCATTTAATATAGAGAACCCATGCCAGGGAAGTACAAGCTATTTCAATAATACTTCTCTTTATTCAGGCGGAATTACATCCTACGAATGGGATTTTGGCGATGGATCAACTTCAAATTTAGAAAATCCTGAACATATTTACCAATTAGATGGAATCTATGAAGTAGTATTGAGTATTTTTAACAATTCAAACTTCCTTGACCAAGAAGTAAAAATTATAGAAATTTATGCAAGGCCAAATGCAGGTTTTACTGTAAATCATGTATGTCTGGGCGATGAAAATATTATTAATATTAGTTCAGAAAGTGATGTAGAAATCCAAAATTATTACTGGGATTTTGGCGATGGACAGGGAGATGTGGTTGACCAACCAAAACATATATATAATAAGCCTGGTCAATATCTTATTAATTTAACTGTTGAAACCTCCGAAGGTTGCAGAAGTCAGGCAAGCAACTTTATTTCTATTTTACCAAAACCATTTGCAAAAATTGAATTCGACAAAGATGAAATTTGTGAAGGAGAATATGTAAAGCTAAAAGTAAATACACCAAATAATGATGTTTTATGGTCAACCGGGCAAACCTACAAATCTATACAAGTGAGCCCGGAAGTTGGCGAAACAGATATTATAGTAGCAATTTATGAAATATATTATCAAGAAAATGAAGTTTGCTCGAATAATGATACAATCTCAATTTTGGTGCATCCGAAACCACAACCAGAAATTTCTGCTTTGTCTTATCCTGAAAATGAAATTTTGCCAGACAATACTGTTGTTGATGGAAACTCAATTAGTTTAAACCTGAATAATGTAAATATTGTTAGTTCAGTATGGTCGCCAATAGATTATCTTATCGACAGATATACATCG
The Bacteroidota bacterium DNA segment above includes these coding regions:
- a CDS encoding T9SS type B sorting domain-containing protein; this translates as MKKINKKSIGLILVGLLWILTANAQVASFNIENPCQGSTSYFNNTSLYSGGITSYEWDFGDGSTSNLENPEHIYQLDGIYEVVLSIFNNSNFLDQEVKIIEIYARPNAGFTVNHVCLGDENIINISSESDVEIQNYYWDFGDGQGDVVDQPKHIYNKPGQYLINLTVETSEGCRSQASNFISILPKPFAKIEFDKDEICEGEYVKLKVNTPNNDVLWSTGQTYKSIQVSPEVGETDIIVAIYEIYYQENEVCSNNDTISILVHPKPQPEISALSYPENEILPDNTVVDGNSISLNLNNVNIVSSVWSPIDYLIDRYTSPAISKPSKDISYEVEVTDQYGCKNSAEIDIKVIVTKLRSNNLVTPNADVINDTWEIYNYEYFTEYEVFIYNRWGEEVFYLESHYQNQWDGIFEENELPEGTYYYLLKSDNTDKIYKGPISLLRTPNN